The Spirosoma foliorum genome has a window encoding:
- a CDS encoding oligosaccharide repeat unit polymerase has translation MGIEFDFLPVLFGWVSLLLAVYFILYYKYIYSVVDPLFGWVFSTAFASYFATQVIPDTKDIIHFFGCQLALWIGFLIAYRPDSNSNEDDNQTDQTYTFSDQFLLRYTTYLLLAVFILSNIIIGYSKGFALFSANPTESKIADFQGGFGLFRKINWSAGTFVSTSLVYMYLLEKRKKDLLFLLIVVFFSSLDGSKGAFVKIAASAGVILYHPSFADKQLILKKFQRYLPLIFVIGMGIAFTVLIKENGDFSTAFLAFIKRLLYSADSLLYYYQPVNIAYFEKYTWWDYIPNNIINPIFGFLRLQEYHETPGNIMIDNLRLPDSIATVTVGPNAPFYIEGRIYFYYWAAFPFSMLLGYLYVIIRNHYFSLKRTSAFYFVFMGSVLLFSATLISDVNLAVTQLFSLAFFVIPPYIVVSFLLTNRLKINLSKLFKITKLLSNDIH, from the coding sequence ATGGGAATTGAATTTGATTTCTTGCCTGTACTTTTTGGGTGGGTATCGCTCTTACTGGCCGTGTATTTTATATTATATTATAAGTACATCTATTCTGTTGTAGATCCATTGTTTGGTTGGGTTTTTTCTACTGCATTCGCTAGCTACTTTGCTACCCAAGTCATTCCTGATACAAAAGATATTATTCATTTTTTTGGTTGCCAACTTGCTTTATGGATTGGCTTTTTAATCGCATACCGGCCAGATAGTAATTCTAATGAGGATGATAATCAAACTGACCAAACTTATACTTTTTCTGACCAATTTCTATTACGTTATACAACATACTTACTCTTAGCTGTTTTTATATTGTCGAATATAATTATAGGTTATAGTAAAGGATTCGCCTTGTTTTCTGCAAATCCAACAGAATCGAAAATAGCCGATTTTCAGGGGGGATTTGGTTTATTCAGAAAAATCAACTGGAGTGCAGGTACTTTTGTTAGTACTTCTCTCGTGTATATGTATCTGCTTGAAAAAAGAAAAAAGGACTTGCTTTTTTTATTAATCGTAGTATTTTTTTCGTCATTAGATGGTTCAAAGGGAGCATTTGTAAAAATTGCCGCTTCCGCTGGTGTCATATTGTACCATCCCTCATTTGCAGATAAGCAATTAATTTTGAAGAAATTTCAACGCTATTTACCATTGATTTTTGTTATAGGTATGGGAATTGCCTTTACAGTTCTTATAAAAGAGAATGGTGATTTTAGTACAGCTTTTTTAGCTTTTATAAAGCGCTTATTGTATAGCGCGGATTCTCTTTTATATTATTACCAGCCTGTTAACATAGCTTATTTTGAAAAATATACCTGGTGGGATTATATTCCTAATAATATAATTAATCCTATTTTTGGTTTTCTTCGTTTACAAGAATATCATGAAACCCCGGGTAATATAATGATTGACAACTTGCGATTGCCTGATTCCATCGCTACTGTTACTGTGGGGCCAAATGCACCATTTTATATTGAAGGTCGTATTTATTTTTATTACTGGGCTGCCTTCCCTTTTAGTATGCTTCTAGGATACCTATATGTTATTATTAGAAATCATTACTTTTCGCTAAAACGCACTAGTGCTTTCTATTTTGTTTTTATGGGAAGTGTTCTCCTATTTTCAGCTACGCTTATTAGCGATGTCAATTTGGCAGTAACTCAATTATTTAGTTTAGCTTTTTTTGTTATTCCTCCCTATATAGTGGTTAGCTTTCTGTTAACTAACCGCTTAAAGATTAATTTAAGTAAGTTATTCAAAATTACTAAGCTCCTTTCAAATGATATTCATTAG
- a CDS encoding glycosyltransferase family 2 protein, which translates to MATYNGELYIERQLKSILQQLDINDEIIISDDGSTDKTLQIIDGFADRRIKVFVNKKRRGPVGNFENALLNSCGQYIYLADQDDIWLPDKISTINSLLKNHDLVLADCEVVDQNGNLLQASFFEHRGSSPGFWNNLYRNSYMGCCMAFRREILDYVLPFPSKIHMHDWWIGLLVEAKGRVIFYEEPLIKYVRHGGNASPTGEVGYGFYRKFSNRLFLLVYLIKHLLLH; encoded by the coding sequence ATGGCTACATATAATGGAGAATTATATATTGAACGGCAGTTAAAATCAATTCTTCAACAATTAGATATAAATGATGAAATAATCATATCTGATGATGGATCAACGGACAAAACTCTACAGATAATAGATGGATTTGCAGATCGAAGAATAAAAGTATTTGTAAATAAAAAGCGCCGTGGTCCAGTAGGTAATTTTGAAAATGCATTATTAAATTCATGTGGTCAATATATATATTTAGCAGATCAAGATGATATTTGGTTGCCTGATAAAATTTCAACAATCAATTCTTTACTTAAAAATCACGATTTGGTACTAGCTGATTGTGAAGTTGTAGACCAGAATGGTAATCTATTACAAGCATCATTCTTTGAGCATAGGGGCAGTTCTCCAGGTTTTTGGAATAACTTATATCGAAACTCCTATATGGGATGCTGTATGGCTTTTCGGCGCGAAATACTAGACTATGTTCTCCCTTTTCCGTCCAAGATTCATATGCATGATTGGTGGATTGGGTTACTTGTAGAAGCTAAAGGCCGCGTTATATTCTATGAAGAACCATTGATTAAATATGTCCGTCATGGAGGTAATGCTTCACCCACAGGAGAAGTTGGCTATGGTTTTTATAGAAAATTCTCCAACCGTTTATTTTTATTAGTATATCTGATTAAACATTTACTGCTACATTAA
- a CDS encoding glycosyltransferase, with amino-acid sequence MHQNNSATRHLHQEPLISIIITILNGGETLERCLLSIQNQLFADFELIIVDGGSKDNTLSIVEACYMPNKKLHVVAGAGLYKGLNTGINLSSGKWLYFMGADDELHEIYTLHKVAEEIKSIKKGTKVIVGDVNCVKQENILTPLFGSPYLMRHQVHHQGMFYKREVFDSLLYDETMRIASDYKLNLKLALMGIPHQSMRIIICNFGGDGISENQMKRGYKEMQQVHKHLFNVPGRYWVMGYFWFRRGIGAILRKYNFPIVRSSFKKIFG; translated from the coding sequence ATGCATCAGAATAATTCAGCTACGAGACATTTACATCAAGAGCCTCTAATATCGATTATTATTACAATATTAAACGGTGGGGAAACCTTAGAACGTTGTTTATTAAGTATTCAAAATCAACTGTTTGCAGATTTTGAATTAATTATTGTAGATGGAGGTAGTAAAGATAATACCTTAAGTATTGTTGAAGCATGTTATATGCCTAACAAAAAACTACATGTAGTAGCTGGAGCTGGATTATACAAAGGATTAAATACTGGGATTAATTTGTCTTCCGGAAAATGGCTTTATTTTATGGGTGCAGATGATGAACTACATGAAATATATACTTTGCATAAAGTAGCTGAAGAGATTAAATCAATAAAGAAAGGTACCAAAGTAATCGTTGGTGATGTTAACTGTGTAAAGCAGGAGAACATACTTACTCCTCTTTTTGGATCACCTTATTTAATGCGCCATCAAGTCCATCATCAAGGCATGTTTTATAAAAGAGAGGTTTTTGATAGTTTATTATATGACGAAACTATGAGAATAGCTTCAGATTATAAGCTTAATCTGAAGCTAGCCTTGATGGGTATCCCTCACCAATCTATGCGTATTATTATATGTAATTTTGGGGGTGATGGAATCAGCGAAAACCAGATGAAGCGTGGTTATAAAGAGATGCAACAAGTGCATAAACACCTTTTTAATGTGCCCGGGCGTTACTGGGTTATGGGTTATTTTTGGTTTCGACGAGGTATTGGTGCCATACTCAGGAAATACAATTTTCCTATAGTTAGATCAAGTTTTAAAAAAATATTTGGATAA